CGCCTACAAGGCCTTCATGAAGGAGACCAAGACCGAGCTTCATTTCGTTCGCGAGGCGGTTCGCCTGGCTCGGGAAGCGGGCTTCTCCGAGCTTGAAGACGGCTCCCGTTTGCGCCCCGGGGCTCGTTTCTACGACGTCAACCGGGACCGCACTTTGACACTGATCGTCGTCGGCAAGCGGCCGGTCAAGGAAGGCTTTCATGTCGTGGGCGCGCACATCGATTCGCCGCGGCTGGAGCTCAAAGCGCGACCGCTATACGAAAAAGAAGGCTTTGCCCTCTTTCAAACCAACTACCACGGCGGACTCAAGACGTACCAATGGACGAATTTGCCGCTCGCATTGATGGGACGGGTGGATCTCAAGAGCGGCAGAACCGTCTGGATCTCGGTGGGGAACGAGGAAGACCAGCCTACTTTTCTCATCGCCGATCTCTCGCCCCACGTGGATGCGCAGCTTCGAGAGCGGCGGGCGCGCGAGGCGATCGAGCTCGAAGAGCTCGACCCCATCGTGGGACACGTTCCCGCGAAAGACACCGGTGGCGTGAAGCAGGCGGTCGTGGAGTACCTTCGCAAGACTTACGAGATCGAGCTCGAGGACCTCGTTTCCGCGGAGCTGGCACTCGTGCCCGCGCTGGCGCCGCGCGACGTCGGGTTCGACCAGGGCCTCATGGCGATCTACGGTCAGGACGACCGCCTGTCGGGTTACGCCGCGCTTCGAGCGATTCTCGACTCACCCGACCCCGAGCTCACCGCCATCGCTTATCTGGTGGACAACGAGGAGGTGGGAAACGTGAACAACACCGGAGCGGACTCGACTTACCTGGTGGACTTGATGGGACGTCTTCTGTACGAGGAGATGGGCGAAGCCTTCCGCGAGCACTGGCTGCGTCGGGCGCTCCGCGCGACCCGCGTCCTGTCCTCCGACGTCAACCCGGGGGTCAACCCCATGTGGCCCGACGCCTGGGAAGAAGGAAATGCCCCGCGCCTTGGGCAAGGCGTCAACCTCAAGATGTACGGACGCGGATTCAACGCCAACTCCGAATACACCGCCTGGATCCGAAAGGTTCTCGATGACGCTCAGGTCCCCTGGCAGGTGGCGACCTACAAGGTGGGTCGAGGGGGTGGAGGAACGATTGGAAGGGCGCTCGCCGACGACAACATGGAAGTCATCGACCTCGGCGTGCCCGTGCTCTCCATCCACACGCCCTACTCGGTCAGCTCCAAGCTCGACGTCTACAGCCTCTACCGGGCGATGCACGCGTTCTTCATGGCGGCGCGCCCGTCGGGTCCTTCATAGAGCTCAATGCCGTCATAATGCTCGATTCCCTGGCGGGACCCGGGGGGATTTCCACGCGACTTCCTGGGTGGAAAATCCCTTCACCGGGCTCACGGTCTGGCGCAATCTACTCCTATATCGTTGTAGGAAAGGAGTTGATCGAAATGTGGAAGAAACCCGGTCCCCAACCGTCCCTGCGACCCGAACCCGAGAAGGTGGTCCGAACGCCGCTTCCTCCGAGCAAGCCGACGGTGCCGGCGCGCATCGGCCCGAGCGTGGTCGTCAAGGGCGAAGTCTATGGAGAAGAAGATCTCGTCATCGAGGGAAAGGTCGACGGAAAGATCACCGTCAAGACCGGTAGCGTGACCGTCGGCGAGAAAGGCACCATCGACGCAGACATCCAGGCGGTGAGCATCCAAGTCGCGGGTAACGTCAAAGGTAATCTCGCGGGTGCGGAGAAAGTCATTCTCCTCGAGAGCGGGCGCGTAGAGGGGAACATCACCGCCAAGAGCGTGACGCTGGAGAACGGCTGCCGTTTCAAAGGCTCGATCGACATGGAGTCGACCCGAAGCGTGAGCACCGCTCTGAAGCCAATCGCCACCGACCCTCTCACTCGGGCACAGGCTTGAGCCATGGGACTGTTCGGTCGACGCGCGGGCAACGAAGATGATCCTCGACCCTTGGCCCAGCGGGTACTCGCTCTACCCCGGCTGCTGGCCCATCTTCCGCGAGAGAACGCCTCGGTCCTGGACTTGGGGGCCGCCAATCCTCAGACCGTCGAGTTCTTCACGAGCCGAGGCGCGCAGATCACGGTGGCGGATCTGTTTCGAAGCGCCGCCCCGATGAGGTGCGGCGGACCTCGTCCCCCGAGAATCTTTCAGAACCTCTT
The nucleotide sequence above comes from Vicinamibacteria bacterium. Encoded proteins:
- a CDS encoding aminopeptidase 1; translation: AYKAFMKETKTELHFVREAVRLAREAGFSELEDGSRLRPGARFYDVNRDRTLTLIVVGKRPVKEGFHVVGAHIDSPRLELKARPLYEKEGFALFQTNYHGGLKTYQWTNLPLALMGRVDLKSGRTVWISVGNEEDQPTFLIADLSPHVDAQLRERRAREAIELEELDPIVGHVPAKDTGGVKQAVVEYLRKTYEIELEDLVSAELALVPALAPRDVGFDQGLMAIYGQDDRLSGYAALRAILDSPDPELTAIAYLVDNEEVGNVNNTGADSTYLVDLMGRLLYEEMGEAFREHWLRRALRATRVLSSDVNPGVNPMWPDAWEEGNAPRLGQGVNLKMYGRGFNANSEYTAWIRKVLDDAQVPWQVATYKVGRGGGGTIGRALADDNMEVIDLGVPVLSIHTPYSVSSKLDVYSLYRAMHAFFMAARPSGPS
- a CDS encoding polymer-forming cytoskeletal protein — translated: MWKKPGPQPSLRPEPEKVVRTPLPPSKPTVPARIGPSVVVKGEVYGEEDLVIEGKVDGKITVKTGSVTVGEKGTIDADIQAVSIQVAGNVKGNLAGAEKVILLESGRVEGNITAKSVTLENGCRFKGSIDMESTRSVSTALKPIATDPLTRAQA